A single region of the Neisseriaceae bacterium genome encodes:
- a CDS encoding aminotransferase class V-fold PLP-dependent enzyme produces the protein MTQYLPFNNDFSISDIIMTVIREFYQHTDADDPVNFNRIENLFKSSTIKNDLLELEEYVQKLSQDILIHSTHLASPTFIGHMTSRLPNFIVQIAPLVVALNQNLIKTETSKGLTFQEKEMMAKIHHLIYNFNDVFYQKYIQDHSTSLGFFTSGGTISNITAIYTALNTSTNCTGSRLKYWLSQGFSDVVIIGSELSHYSFEKAADLLGLSFIKCSTNSQYQIDLNELNKLIKQCYLENKKIIALIGVAGTTDFGSVDDLSSLANIAKQENIHFHVDGAWGGAFIFSSTHRNKLLKGIEQADTVTLDGHKQLMLPLGSGMIFFKQPESVRQNIHCAPYAVRESSIDIGRFTIEGSRVANGLYLDAALRLLGQDGYERILKHSMKNTQYMVDKIITSDAFELIFQPPMNILLYRYIPLQYRNKQLDENDNKMINQANILLQKTQKEKGRTFVSRTNKQTYLYPKQNIVLLRSVLFNPLTQTQHIDYVLQDQIDIAKELNLE, from the coding sequence ATGACCCAATACCTCCCATTTAATAATGATTTCTCTATTTCAGACATCATTATGACAGTGATTCGAGAATTTTACCAACATACTGATGCAGACGATCCAGTTAATTTTAATAGAATAGAGAACCTATTTAAATCGAGTACAATAAAAAATGACTTATTAGAATTGGAAGAATATGTTCAGAAATTGAGTCAGGATATTTTAATTCACAGTACACATTTGGCATCACCAACATTTATTGGTCACATGACATCACGTCTACCAAATTTCATTGTACAAATCGCCCCCTTGGTAGTTGCTCTTAACCAAAATCTAATCAAAACAGAAACAAGCAAAGGCTTAACTTTTCAAGAGAAGGAGATGATGGCTAAAATACATCACTTAATCTATAATTTCAACGACGTATTTTACCAAAAATATATTCAAGATCATTCTACTAGTTTAGGTTTTTTTACCAGTGGTGGAACAATTTCCAATATTACAGCAATCTATACTGCCCTAAATACTTCGACCAACTGTACAGGTAGCCGATTGAAATATTGGTTAAGTCAAGGATTTAGTGATGTAGTTATTATTGGTTCAGAATTGTCACATTATTCTTTTGAAAAAGCAGCTGATTTATTGGGATTGAGTTTTATCAAATGTTCTACTAATTCACAATACCAAATCGATTTAAATGAATTGAATAAATTAATCAAACAATGTTATTTAGAAAACAAAAAAATTATTGCTTTGATTGGTGTTGCAGGGACAACCGATTTCGGTTCAGTTGATGACTTGTCATCTTTAGCAAACATTGCAAAACAAGAAAATATCCATTTTCATGTTGACGGTGCTTGGGGCGGAGCTTTTATTTTTAGTTCTACCCATAGAAATAAATTATTAAAAGGGATAGAACAAGCGGATACTGTTACTTTAGATGGACACAAACAACTAATGTTACCCCTAGGGTCAGGAATGATTTTCTTTAAACAACCAGAGTCGGTTCGTCAAAATATACACTGTGCCCCTTATGCAGTACGAGAAAGCTCTATTGACATTGGACGATTTACCATAGAAGGTTCTCGTGTTGCTAATGGCTTATATCTAGATGCTGCTTTAAGACTCTTGGGTCAAGATGGTTATGAGCGTATTCTTAAACACAGTATGAAAAATACACAATATATGGTGGATAAAATTATAACATCAGATGCATTTGAACTGATTTTTCAACCCCCGATGAATATTCTACTGTATCGTTATATTCCTTTGCAATACCGAAACAAACAGTTAGATGAAAATGACAATAAAATGATCAATCAAGCGAATATTTTGTTACAAAAGACACAAAAAGAAAAGGGAAGAACTTTTGTGTCTCGAACTAATAAACAAACATATCTTTATCCAAAACAAAATATTGTTCTGTTGCGTAGCGTCCTTTTCAATCCTCTTACACAAACACAACATATTGATTATGTTCTACAAGATCAGATCGATATTGCCAAGGAACTAAATTTAGAATAG
- a CDS encoding dihydrolipoamide acetyltransferase: protein MNQIVMILVPDIGNYKDAAVIDIAVNEGDNIEINDTLITLETEKATIDVPADKAGKITAIKVKIGDKVSEGSVIVEMKTNEETEAEDKLNRKSEEIVKDNISNHLTTVEQQDSQEKEIIEILVPDIGHLKDVNVIDIPISVGDRVEVDTILMTLEAEKATIDVPADKAGIVKEIKIKIGDKVSEGDFILKLEIDSSDTRDKKNERSINIQHETNSGVNVVDDDVCSAIPNVAVSSMINTLTDEKYQRRAHAGPGVRKLARELGIDLLQVKGTAPHNRIVKEDIQNYISQQSKSKQNFDSYVSNSQDLVSWSDIDFQKFGPVEIQVLSRIKKISGKNLSRNWVMVPHVTQQDDADMTELEEFRQILNQEWEKEELKVSPLAFIIQASVKALQKFPEFNSSLKGEELIIKKYYHIGFAADTPNGLVVPVIKDVDKKGLKDIARELKVLSKKARDGKLSPLEMQGGSFTISSLGGIGGTYFTPIINVPEVAILGICKSQMKPVWNGQTFQPRLMCPLSLSYDHRVIDGALACRFITYLSKLLADYKRLLL, encoded by the coding sequence ATGAATCAAATCGTTATGATACTGGTTCCTGATATAGGAAATTATAAAGATGCAGCTGTTATTGATATTGCTGTCAATGAAGGTGATAATATTGAAATTAATGACACACTTATTACTTTAGAAACGGAAAAAGCAACTATAGATGTCCCTGCTGATAAAGCAGGAAAAATCACTGCAATAAAAGTAAAGATTGGTGATAAGGTATCAGAAGGTAGTGTCATTGTAGAAATGAAAACAAATGAAGAAACCGAAGCAGAAGATAAACTTAATCGAAAGAGTGAAGAAATTGTTAAGGATAATATATCTAACCACTTAACAACCGTAGAACAACAAGATTCTCAAGAAAAGGAAATTATCGAAATTTTAGTACCTGATATTGGTCATTTGAAAGATGTAAATGTTATTGATATTCCAATTTCAGTTGGAGATAGAGTTGAAGTAGATACTATCTTAATGACTTTGGAGGCGGAAAAAGCAACTATCGATGTTCCTGCCGATAAAGCAGGAATAGTAAAAGAAATTAAAATTAAAATTGGTGATAAAGTATCTGAGGGTGATTTTATTTTAAAATTAGAAATCGATTCCTCAGATACTAGAGACAAAAAAAATGAAAGAAGTATTAATATACAACACGAAACTAATTCTGGGGTTAATGTAGTGGATGATGATGTCTGTAGTGCTATACCTAATGTTGCAGTTTCCTCAATGATAAATACATTAACTGATGAGAAATATCAAAGAAGAGCACATGCTGGCCCTGGTGTAAGAAAATTAGCAAGAGAACTTGGTATTGATTTATTACAAGTTAAAGGAACAGCACCTCATAATCGTATTGTGAAGGAGGATATACAAAACTATATTTCCCAACAATCAAAATCAAAGCAAAATTTTGATTCTTATGTCTCAAATAGTCAGGATTTAGTATCATGGTCCGATATTGATTTTCAGAAGTTTGGGCCAGTGGAAATTCAAGTACTAAGTCGTATAAAAAAAATATCAGGTAAAAATTTGAGTCGAAACTGGGTCATGGTGCCTCATGTAACTCAACAAGATGATGCTGATATGACAGAGTTAGAAGAATTTCGTCAAATTTTAAATCAAGAATGGGAAAAAGAAGAACTGAAAGTATCTCCTTTAGCATTTATTATTCAAGCTTCAGTTAAAGCTTTACAAAAATTTCCTGAGTTTAATTCGTCTTTAAAAGGAGAAGAGCTCATCATAAAAAAATACTATCATATTGGTTTTGCTGCTGATACACCTAATGGTTTAGTTGTTCCTGTTATCAAAGATGTTGATAAAAAAGGACTAAAAGATATTGCTAGAGAATTAAAAGTACTTTCCAAAAAAGCAAGGGATGGTAAATTAAGCCCACTGGAAATGCAAGGTGGTTCATTTACTATTTCAAGTTTAGGAGGAATAGGTGGTACTTATTTTACCCCTATTATCAATGTGCCGGAAGTAGCTATTTTAGGTATATGCAAATCCCAAATGAAACCTGTTTGGAATGGACAAACATTTCAACCCCGCTTGATGTGCCCTCTTTCATTGTCTTATGACCATCGGGTTATTGATGGAGCGCTTGCTTGTCGATTTATCACTTACTTAAGTAAACTATTGGCAGACTACAAAAGATTACTGTTATAA
- a CDS encoding cation diffusion facilitator family transporter gives MINKTNSKLLLSVGIASIVVALVLIILKAFTEFKTGSVSVLAGLMDSVADLLSSVINLIGISIGLKPADKNHNYGHAKAEGLSSFIQATFILGSAMLIIFSAVGRLLHPYPIEHTQVAIMVMIITILVTGILSLFQHYAIKRTNSLSLAADTSHYISDLLLNSSIILSLLLVQLGYFSMDAILAIIIGLWMIYLSGKIMRGAFTILMDETLSESEVIKIEQAISLTPGVNGFHDLMTRSDGKTHYIHVHIEVDENLTFRASHDIATNVVVNLNRLFDKPIKAFIHTDPSLTEEVSYYKSLEVY, from the coding sequence ATGATCAATAAGACTAATTCAAAACTATTACTTTCGGTTGGTATTGCTTCCATTGTGGTTGCATTAGTGCTCATTATTCTAAAAGCATTCACTGAATTTAAAACTGGATCAGTAAGCGTTTTAGCCGGCCTGATGGATTCTGTGGCCGATTTATTGTCCAGTGTTATTAATTTAATTGGTATTAGTATAGGGTTAAAACCTGCTGATAAAAACCATAATTATGGGCATGCGAAGGCAGAAGGTCTTAGCTCGTTTATTCAGGCAACATTTATATTAGGTTCTGCTATGTTAATAATTTTTAGTGCTGTAGGTCGACTATTGCATCCCTACCCTATTGAGCACACTCAAGTTGCTATTATGGTAATGATTATTACAATTTTAGTTACTGGTATACTAAGTCTTTTCCAGCATTATGCTATAAAAAGGACTAATTCTTTATCATTAGCGGCAGATACTTCACATTATATTAGTGATCTTTTATTAAATAGTAGCATTATACTGTCTTTATTATTAGTGCAATTGGGGTACTTCAGTATGGACGCAATTTTAGCTATAATTATAGGCCTGTGGATGATTTATCTCTCAGGTAAAATCATGAGAGGCGCTTTTACTATCTTGATGGATGAAACTCTTTCGGAGTCAGAAGTAATAAAAATTGAGCAGGCTATTTCACTCACCCCAGGTGTTAATGGATTTCATGATTTGATGACCAGATCTGATGGTAAGACACATTATATACATGTACATATAGAAGTTGATGAAAATCTAACTTTTAGGGCATCACATGACATTGCTACCAATGTAGTTGTAAATTTAAACAGATTATTTGATAAACCAATTAAAGCTTTTATTCATACAGATCCAAGTTTAACAGAAGAAGTATCTTACTATAAATCCTTAGAGGTATATTAA
- the aceE gene encoding pyruvate dehydrogenase (acetyl-transferring), homodimeric type — MDNLNPNDVDPVETKEWIDAIDSILENEGSKRVNFILQQLVQHIRDAGIFLPFSATTSYVNTIPAGKGKCIPGNQEIEHKIRSIIRWNAVMIVLRASKKDLELGGHIASFQSAATLYEVGFNHFWKAQNDKQLGDLLFFQGHSSPGFYARAFLEGRLTEEQLDNFRQEVHGNGLSSYPHPWLMPDFWQFPTVSMGLGPIMGIYQARLLKYLESRKLVKDKNRKVWVFCGDGEMDEPESQGAISLASRYDLDNLIFVVNCNLQRLDGPVRGNGKIIQELEGNFRGAGWNVIKVIWGSRWDNLLAQDNNNLLKKRMEECLDGDYQTYKSKNGAYVRKHFFGTSPELLDLVANMTDEEIWRLNRGGHDPQKVYEAYYEACNNSNGKPTVILAKTVKGYGMGLAGEAKNTAHQTKKMDLECLKQFRDRFNIPVTDKDIEENLPYYKPKDDSPEIQYLIERRAALGGFFPKREPTQEKLAIPELKAFSVLLKNSDEREFSTTMAFVRILSILLKDKKIGQRIVPIVPDEGRTFGIEGMFRQYGIWNPKGQMYTPPDADELMFYKESKDGQIFEEGITESGAMSSWIAAATSYANNQYPLIPFYIYYSIFGFQRIGDLAWAAGDLRARGFLLGATSGRTTLNGEGLQHEDGHSQIQADLIPNCISYDPAFAYELAVIIHDGLKRMYVNNEDIYYYITLMNENYSHPALPNKAGIEEEILRGIYCLIDNQATDDSSVQLLGSGAILNEVIAASKLLKEDFGISSNVWSVTSFNLLYRDAIEIERSNRLHPKETPKIPYVATQLSNYKGPIIAATDYVREYANKIRGFLPNSYTALGTDGFGRSDSRENLRDFFEVSREYIAFTAIYELAKQNKLDYELVEKAIIKYGIDTQRTPSWKS, encoded by the coding sequence ATGGATAATTTAAATCCAAATGATGTTGATCCAGTTGAGACCAAAGAATGGATTGATGCAATAGACTCTATACTTGAAAATGAAGGTTCTAAGAGAGTTAATTTTATATTACAACAATTAGTACAACATATACGGGATGCAGGAATTTTTTTACCTTTTTCTGCAACAACGTCTTACGTCAACACCATTCCAGCAGGTAAAGGTAAATGTATACCAGGAAATCAAGAGATAGAACATAAGATTCGTTCTATTATTCGTTGGAATGCAGTCATGATAGTGTTACGTGCAAGTAAAAAAGACCTCGAACTAGGTGGGCATATTGCTTCATTCCAATCAGCAGCAACTCTTTATGAAGTAGGATTTAATCATTTTTGGAAAGCTCAAAATGACAAACAATTAGGTGATTTATTATTTTTTCAAGGTCACTCTTCTCCTGGATTTTATGCTAGAGCCTTTTTAGAGGGACGTTTAACTGAGGAACAATTAGATAATTTTAGACAAGAAGTTCATGGTAATGGATTGTCATCCTATCCTCACCCCTGGTTAATGCCTGATTTCTGGCAGTTCCCAACTGTATCTATGGGTCTAGGACCAATTATGGGAATATATCAAGCACGACTTTTAAAATATTTGGAATCACGTAAGTTAGTTAAGGATAAAAATCGCAAAGTTTGGGTATTTTGTGGTGATGGTGAGATGGATGAACCAGAAAGCCAGGGTGCCATTTCCTTAGCATCCCGTTATGATTTAGATAATTTAATTTTTGTAGTCAATTGTAATTTACAAAGGCTTGATGGTCCGGTTAGAGGAAATGGAAAAATTATACAAGAACTAGAAGGCAATTTTAGGGGTGCGGGTTGGAATGTTATCAAAGTTATTTGGGGAAGTCGTTGGGATAATTTGCTGGCACAAGATAATAATAATCTTTTAAAAAAACGTATGGAAGAATGTTTGGATGGAGATTATCAGACATATAAATCTAAGAACGGTGCTTATGTTAGGAAACACTTTTTTGGTACCTCCCCAGAGTTATTGGATTTAGTGGCAAACATGACTGACGAAGAAATTTGGCGTTTAAATCGTGGAGGACATGATCCCCAAAAGGTTTATGAGGCTTATTATGAAGCTTGTAATAATTCAAATGGTAAACCGACTGTTATTTTGGCTAAAACGGTTAAGGGCTATGGTATGGGTCTAGCTGGTGAGGCAAAAAATACAGCTCACCAGACCAAAAAGATGGATTTAGAATGTTTAAAACAGTTTAGAGATCGTTTTAATATACCTGTTACAGACAAAGATATTGAAGAAAATTTACCATATTATAAGCCCAAGGATGATAGTCCTGAGATCCAATATTTGATAGAACGAAGAGCTGCTTTGGGCGGTTTTTTCCCAAAAAGAGAACCAACTCAGGAAAAATTGGCCATTCCTGAGTTGAAAGCCTTTTCTGTGTTGTTAAAAAATAGTGATGAACGTGAATTTTCAACAACAATGGCTTTCGTGAGAATACTTAGTATATTGTTAAAAGATAAAAAAATAGGTCAACGCATTGTGCCAATTGTACCAGATGAAGGTAGAACTTTTGGTATAGAAGGTATGTTTAGGCAATACGGAATTTGGAATCCAAAGGGTCAAATGTACACCCCTCCTGATGCTGATGAGCTAATGTTTTACAAAGAGTCAAAAGATGGTCAAATTTTTGAAGAAGGCATTACAGAATCAGGTGCCATGAGTTCTTGGATAGCAGCAGCAACTAGTTATGCCAATAATCAATATCCTTTGATACCATTTTACATTTACTATTCTATTTTTGGTTTCCAGAGAATTGGTGATTTGGCATGGGCTGCAGGTGATTTAAGAGCGAGAGGTTTTTTATTGGGTGCAACTTCGGGTAGAACTACGCTCAATGGAGAAGGGCTTCAACATGAGGATGGTCATAGTCAAATACAAGCTGATTTAATTCCTAATTGTATTTCCTATGACCCTGCTTTTGCCTATGAATTAGCAGTCATTATTCATGATGGTTTGAAACGTATGTATGTTAATAATGAGGATATATATTATTACATCACTTTAATGAATGAAAATTATTCACACCCTGCTCTACCTAATAAAGCTGGTATTGAGGAAGAGATATTAAGGGGAATCTATTGCCTTATAGATAATCAAGCCACAGATGATAGTAGTGTTCAACTACTAGGTTCAGGAGCAATATTGAATGAGGTGATTGCTGCATCTAAACTATTGAAAGAAGATTTTGGTATTAGCTCTAATGTATGGAGTGTAACTTCTTTTAATTTATTATATCGAGATGCTATTGAAATTGAACGAAGCAATAGATTACATCCAAAAGAAACACCCAAAATACCTTATGTGGCGACACAATTGAGTAACTACAAAGGGCCCATTATTGCTGCTACAGATTATGTTCGTGAATATGCTAATAAAATAAGAGGTTTTCTACCAAATTCGTACACTGCTTTAGGTACTGATGGTTTTGGCAGAAGTGATTCTAGAGAAAATTTAAGAGATTTTTTTGAAGTATCTAGGGAATATATTGCCTTTACTGCTATTTATGAGCTGGCTAAACAAAATAAACTTGACTATGAACTAGTTGAAAAAGCAATCATTAAATATGGTATTGATACTCAAAGAACTCCAAGCTGGAAATCATAG
- the msrB gene encoding peptide-methionine (R)-S-oxide reductase MsrB, with translation MNQVKKTNDEWKEILTDDVYHITREAGTEPPYSGEYNEHFKEGNYYCSNCHSLLFTHQTKFESHCGWPAFFEEAEPDATYRVVDTSQGKIRSEVRCSSCDAHLGHVFPDGPAPTYERYCINSLAMIFEANNE, from the coding sequence ATGAATCAAGTAAAAAAAACCAATGATGAATGGAAAGAAATATTGACCGATGATGTTTACCATATTACTCGAGAGGCGGGTACTGAGCCCCCTTATTCTGGTGAATATAATGAACATTTTAAAGAAGGAAATTATTATTGTTCTAATTGCCATTCTTTATTATTTACACATCAAACTAAATTTGAAAGTCATTGTGGTTGGCCTGCTTTTTTTGAAGAAGCAGAGCCTGATGCAACTTATAGAGTGGTTGATACTAGTCAAGGTAAAATTCGATCTGAAGTTAGGTGTTCTAGTTGTGATGCCCATTTAGGTCATGTGTTTCCTGATGGGCCAGCGCCTACTTATGAGCGTTATTGTATTAATTCTTTAGCTATGATTTTTGAAGCTAATAATGAATAA
- the xth gene encoding exodeoxyribonuclease III yields the protein MKIATWNVNSLKVRLPQILCWLQDNSIDVLVLQELKLSSEFFPVEEFENIGYQAVWNGQKTYNGVAIISRIDLHNSLLDNPFYKDKQKRIIIASINNIRIINVYCVNGEKIDSPKFQYKREWFSALIELVKNELKDNSNLILLGDFNIAPADLDVYDPKTWHEKVLCSNEERKWFKNLLNLGLYDSLRELDNTSPLYTWWDYRSNGFKRNLGMRIDHILITKKILEHTVDFGIDINMRGMERPSDHAPVWIKIRPMS from the coding sequence ATGAAGATTGCTACCTGGAATGTTAATTCTTTAAAAGTAAGATTGCCTCAAATCCTATGTTGGTTACAAGATAACAGTATCGATGTACTTGTATTACAAGAACTAAAACTATCCTCAGAATTCTTTCCAGTAGAAGAGTTTGAAAATATTGGCTATCAAGCAGTTTGGAATGGACAAAAAACTTATAATGGGGTTGCTATTATTAGTCGCATAGATCTACACAATAGTTTATTAGATAATCCTTTTTATAAAGATAAACAAAAGAGGATTATCATAGCTAGCATCAATAATATTCGTATTATCAATGTTTATTGTGTTAATGGTGAAAAAATTGATAGCCCTAAATTTCAATATAAGAGAGAGTGGTTTAGTGCTCTAATAGAACTAGTTAAAAACGAATTAAAAGATAACTCCAATTTAATATTGCTTGGAGATTTTAACATAGCACCAGCAGACCTGGATGTTTACGATCCAAAAACATGGCATGAGAAAGTTCTTTGCTCAAATGAGGAAAGAAAATGGTTTAAAAATCTATTAAATTTGGGTCTTTATGACAGTTTAAGGGAGTTAGATAATACTTCACCTTTATATACTTGGTGGGACTACCGTTCAAATGGATTTAAGCGTAATTTAGGAATGCGAATTGATCATATTTTAATTACAAAAAAAATATTAGAGCATACTGTAGATTTCGGTATTGATATAAATATGAGAGGGATGGAACGCCCAAGCGACCATGCACCTGTATGGATTAAAATCAGACCTATGTCCTAA
- a CDS encoding arsenate reductase, protein MNKKVNIMSYLYHNPKCSKSRAAVQFLTEENIEFETILYLETGLSESEIRNLLKYLNLEPVDIIRTGEGIWKTEYQGKVLSNTAVIEALIRRPELLERPIYVKNEQAVIARPLEKLQEFIESSH, encoded by the coding sequence ATGAATAAAAAGGTAAATATAATGAGCTATTTATATCATAATCCTAAATGTAGTAAGTCTAGAGCTGCTGTTCAATTTTTAACTGAAGAAAATATTGAATTTGAAACTATTTTATATTTAGAAACAGGGCTTTCTGAATCTGAAATAAGAAATTTATTAAAATATTTGAATTTAGAGCCAGTAGATATTATCCGTACTGGGGAAGGAATTTGGAAAACAGAATATCAAGGAAAAGTATTGAGTAATACAGCTGTCATTGAAGCACTGATAAGGCGTCCTGAATTATTAGAGCGTCCTATATATGTGAAAAATGAACAAGCTGTTATTGCCAGGCCACTAGAAAAACTACAAGAATTTATCGAAAGTAGTCATTGA
- the aroC gene encoding chorismate synthase, with translation MAGNSLGQLFRVTTFGESHGQALGCIIDGCPPGLAIDKDMIQKELDKRKPGTSKFVTQRREPDQVEILSGTFEGKTTGTPIALIIFNKDQRSKDYSNIKEQFRPGHADYTYWMKYGIRDYKGGGRSSARETVARVAAGAIAKAWLKQNYNLSIIGYISQIGEKIIKFEDQKYISQNPFFIPNQLQLSEIEEYIDSIRKSTDSIGAKLSLTAKNVPVGLGEPVFDKLDAVIAHAMMSINAVKAVEIGDGVNVVTQKGSYHGDEIRKGGFLSNHSGGILGGISTGQDISVHLSIKPTSSIALPKKSINIEGKEVDLVTHGRHDPCVGLRAVPIAEAMLALVLMDQVLLNRAQCSDVEIINPIK, from the coding sequence ATGGCAGGTAATAGCCTAGGACAATTATTCAGGGTAACTACTTTTGGTGAAAGTCACGGACAAGCTTTGGGTTGTATTATCGATGGTTGCCCACCCGGGTTAGCGATTGACAAGGATATGATTCAAAAAGAACTTGATAAGAGGAAACCGGGAACCTCTAAATTTGTTACTCAACGCAGAGAACCAGATCAAGTAGAAATTTTGTCTGGTACATTTGAAGGAAAAACTACTGGAACTCCAATTGCACTAATTATTTTCAATAAGGATCAAAGAAGTAAAGACTATAGCAACATAAAGGAACAATTCCGTCCTGGACATGCAGACTATACCTATTGGATGAAATATGGCATTCGAGATTATAAGGGAGGTGGGAGAAGTTCTGCTAGAGAAACAGTTGCTCGTGTAGCTGCAGGCGCTATTGCAAAAGCTTGGTTAAAACAAAATTACAATTTAAGTATCATTGGTTATATATCTCAAATAGGTGAAAAAATAATTAAATTTGAAGATCAAAAATATATTTCACAAAATCCTTTTTTCATCCCAAATCAGCTACAACTATCTGAAATTGAAGAATATATCGATTCCATTAGAAAGTCTACTGATTCAATAGGTGCAAAATTAAGTCTTACCGCTAAAAATGTTCCTGTTGGTTTAGGCGAACCTGTTTTTGATAAATTAGATGCAGTTATTGCTCATGCAATGATGAGTATTAATGCTGTTAAAGCTGTTGAAATTGGAGATGGTGTCAATGTTGTAACACAGAAAGGTAGTTACCATGGTGATGAAATTAGAAAAGGTGGTTTTCTTAGCAATCACTCAGGAGGAATATTAGGTGGGATTAGCACAGGGCAAGATATATCAGTACATCTGTCTATCAAACCCACATCCAGTATTGCTTTACCAAAAAAATCTATTAATATTGAAGGAAAAGAAGTAGATCTAGTTACCCACGGCCGTCATGATCCATGTGTGGGGTTAAGAGCTGTCCCAATTGCAGAAGCTATGTTGGCGTTAGTGCTTATGGATCAAGTCCTTCTTAACAGAGCACAATGTTCAGATGTAGAAATCATCAATCCAATCAAGTAA